In Paractinoplanes brasiliensis, the following proteins share a genomic window:
- a CDS encoding TolB family protein — protein sequence MTAEHDRLRASLHELAEVAEPADLYERAITRSRRIGRREAAVGTGAAMAVLVVLASGLWQMPRGKPAGVPVAVGAPSASSAGPAPSSSPAGSDASATGSTGDPAGNPVRPSREDSKPAKRPKTAKPKSRVLADLPGQVFYRERDGDPDVVRMSPGQGTSEVVLRNAPSSVGISPDGYRIAYVSDGKLLVNESGSEPRQVAAGVVAADQAPVWSPEGSRLLVASGSSAAAPGVLDLESGAITPLPDGLASGQHFRWAGDGSTLVYATSYCGLKVADGAAGTSTSVPVLGDTQPQDNPDGLAACKPTSVDATGRRVTVPLQTTGESTTGTDTADAIVDTATGDLEVLPVAGTVVGAVFDPDGNLLVRTENDGKRLLSLFDPGNTLRVQAKEPSSVRDLDLLAYTR from the coding sequence ATGACCGCCGAGCACGATCGGCTCCGGGCCTCGCTGCACGAGCTGGCCGAGGTCGCCGAGCCTGCCGACCTCTACGAGCGAGCGATCACCCGTTCGCGCCGGATCGGCCGCCGGGAGGCCGCGGTCGGCACCGGCGCCGCCATGGCCGTGCTGGTCGTGCTGGCCAGCGGGTTGTGGCAGATGCCGCGCGGCAAGCCGGCCGGCGTCCCGGTCGCCGTGGGCGCCCCGTCGGCTTCGTCGGCCGGTCCGGCCCCGTCGTCGTCGCCGGCCGGGTCTGACGCCTCCGCCACGGGCTCGACCGGTGATCCGGCCGGCAACCCCGTGCGGCCGTCGCGGGAGGACAGCAAGCCGGCGAAACGACCCAAGACCGCCAAACCGAAGTCGCGGGTGCTGGCCGACCTGCCGGGGCAGGTCTTCTATCGTGAGCGCGACGGCGACCCCGACGTCGTACGCATGTCGCCCGGCCAGGGCACGAGCGAGGTCGTGCTGCGGAACGCGCCCTCGTCGGTCGGCATCTCGCCCGACGGCTACCGGATCGCGTACGTGTCCGACGGCAAACTGCTGGTCAACGAGTCCGGCAGCGAACCGAGGCAGGTGGCCGCCGGCGTGGTCGCGGCCGATCAGGCTCCCGTGTGGTCGCCCGAGGGCAGCCGGCTGCTGGTCGCGTCGGGTTCGTCGGCGGCTGCGCCGGGCGTGCTGGACCTGGAGTCCGGCGCGATCACCCCGCTTCCCGACGGTCTGGCCTCGGGTCAGCATTTCCGCTGGGCGGGCGATGGCAGCACGCTCGTCTACGCGACCTCGTACTGCGGGCTCAAGGTGGCCGACGGCGCGGCCGGGACGAGCACGAGCGTGCCGGTGCTGGGTGACACGCAACCGCAGGACAACCCGGACGGGCTGGCCGCGTGCAAACCCACCAGCGTCGATGCCACCGGCCGGCGGGTGACTGTGCCGTTGCAGACCACCGGCGAGAGCACGACGGGCACGGACACGGCGGACGCGATTGTCGACACCGCGACCGGCGATCTGGAGGTGCTGCCGGTGGCGGGCACGGTGGTCGGCGCGGTCTTCGACCCGGACGGCAACCTGCTGGTGCGCACCGAGAACGACGGCAAGCGCCTGCTTTCGCTGTTCGATCCCGGCAACACCCTGCGAGTCCAGGCAAAAGAGCCTTCCTCCGTACGCGATCTGGATCTGCTCGCGTACACCCGCTGA
- a CDS encoding lysylphosphatidylglycerol synthase transmembrane domain-containing protein — MRAMAVQQQTARPTSGMPPWWRRGPAVAVLVVVVLGTELVLGWPALTGALAQLREPQWNWVAAALAAELASMGTYARMQRTLLHGAGTKVSIKRHVATAYAAHSLSATLPGGPVFSTTFNFQQLRRFGASPAVASWCIALSGVLSAGALVIIGAVGGLLARNTGSWHSLVGYAVGAVVVAFGVRQLAGHPQLLDRPVRAVLGGVNRVRRQPPGHGHDRLLSFVEQLREVRVHPASFAAAVVLALLNWLFDALCLWLCCVAVGAGSINPVGLVIAYCAGMAAASVPIVPGGLGVVDAALVLGLVAGGLTSTLAVAAVVLYRLISFGFIIGLGWLVWLAIRRRQRGERA, encoded by the coding sequence ATGAGGGCAATGGCCGTGCAGCAGCAGACCGCCCGGCCCACGTCCGGGATGCCGCCGTGGTGGCGGCGCGGTCCCGCCGTGGCCGTCCTTGTCGTGGTCGTGCTGGGCACCGAGCTGGTTCTCGGCTGGCCGGCGCTGACCGGCGCGCTGGCCCAGTTGCGCGAGCCGCAGTGGAACTGGGTGGCGGCCGCGCTCGCCGCCGAGCTGGCCTCGATGGGCACGTACGCCCGCATGCAGCGCACCCTGCTGCACGGCGCCGGCACCAAGGTCAGCATCAAGCGGCATGTCGCGACCGCGTACGCGGCCCATTCGCTGAGCGCCACGCTGCCCGGCGGCCCGGTCTTCTCGACGACGTTCAACTTCCAGCAGCTGCGCCGGTTCGGGGCGTCGCCCGCGGTGGCGTCGTGGTGCATCGCGCTCAGCGGGGTGCTGTCGGCCGGCGCCCTGGTCATCATCGGCGCGGTCGGCGGTCTGCTGGCCCGCAACACCGGCAGCTGGCACTCGCTGGTGGGTTACGCCGTCGGGGCCGTGGTGGTGGCATTCGGCGTACGCCAGTTGGCCGGGCACCCGCAGCTGCTGGACCGTCCGGTGCGGGCCGTGCTGGGCGGGGTCAACCGGGTGCGGAGGCAACCGCCGGGGCACGGTCACGACCGGCTGCTGAGTTTCGTCGAGCAGCTGCGCGAGGTACGCGTGCACCCCGCCAGCTTCGCCGCGGCCGTGGTGCTGGCGCTGCTCAACTGGTTGTTCGACGCGCTCTGCCTGTGGCTGTGCTGTGTCGCCGTGGGCGCGGGCAGCATCAACCCGGTTGGCCTGGTCATCGCGTACTGCGCCGGCATGGCCGCGGCCAGTGTGCCGATCGTGCCCGGTGGGCTGGGTGTGGTCGACGCCGCCCTGGTGCTCGGCCTCGTCGCCGGCGGCCTGACCAGCACCCTCGCCGTGGCCGCGGTGGTGCTGTACCGCCTGATCAGTTTCGGGTTCATCATCGGCTTGGGCTGGCTGGTCTGGCTGGCCA
- a CDS encoding NAD(P)/FAD-dependent oxidoreductase — translation MARPRIVIVGAGFAGFAAARKLSRLARGGAEIVIVNPTDYFLYLPLLPEVATGILEPRRVTVSLQAALPGVRQILGEADGFDLDNRRISYRDPEGRPGTIGYHRLVIAAGSVNKLLPVPGVSEYAHGFRGIPEALFLRDHITRQIELAVNAPTEEERLARCTFVVVGAGYTGTEVTAQGVLFTDALAGRRPELRGKVRWLLLDTADRLLPSLDERLSAASDEVLRGRGVEIMLRTSVKEATQDGVHLSTGDFVPTRSLIWCVGVRPDPVVEGLGLPLRSGRIVVDEFLTVPGYPDVYAIGDAAAVPDLTRPGELTGMTAQHAVRQGAAAARNIAASYGQGRRRPYRHGDLGFVVDLGGFDSAADPLGVPVTGLAAKVVTRGYHLLSMPGNRVRVAADWLLDAVLPRQGVQLGLVPGRAVPLDSSTPERTSL, via the coding sequence ATGGCACGCCCCCGCATCGTCATCGTCGGAGCCGGGTTCGCCGGGTTCGCGGCTGCGCGCAAACTGTCCCGGCTCGCCCGTGGCGGCGCCGAGATCGTCATCGTCAACCCCACCGACTACTTCCTCTATCTGCCGCTGCTGCCCGAGGTGGCGACGGGCATCCTCGAGCCGCGGCGGGTCACCGTGTCGCTGCAGGCCGCGCTTCCGGGCGTACGGCAGATCCTGGGTGAGGCCGACGGCTTCGATCTGGACAACCGCCGCATCTCCTATCGCGACCCCGAGGGGCGTCCCGGCACGATCGGCTACCACCGTCTGGTGATCGCGGCCGGCAGCGTCAACAAGCTGCTCCCGGTGCCCGGCGTGTCCGAGTACGCGCACGGCTTCCGCGGCATCCCCGAGGCGCTTTTCCTGCGCGATCACATCACCCGGCAGATCGAGCTCGCGGTGAACGCGCCGACCGAGGAGGAGCGGCTGGCGCGCTGCACCTTCGTCGTGGTCGGGGCGGGCTACACCGGCACCGAGGTGACGGCGCAGGGGGTGCTGTTCACCGACGCGCTCGCGGGGCGGCGTCCCGAACTGCGCGGCAAGGTGCGCTGGCTGCTGCTCGACACGGCCGACCGGCTGCTGCCCTCGCTCGACGAGCGCCTGAGCGCGGCGTCCGACGAGGTGCTGCGCGGGCGGGGAGTCGAAATCATGCTGCGTACGAGCGTGAAGGAAGCCACCCAGGACGGGGTGCACCTGTCCACGGGCGACTTCGTGCCGACGCGATCGCTGATCTGGTGTGTCGGCGTGCGCCCCGACCCGGTGGTTGAGGGGCTGGGGCTGCCGCTGCGGAGCGGCCGGATCGTGGTGGACGAGTTCCTCACCGTGCCCGGTTACCCCGACGTGTACGCGATCGGCGACGCGGCCGCGGTGCCCGACCTGACCCGCCCCGGCGAGCTCACCGGCATGACCGCGCAGCACGCCGTACGCCAGGGAGCCGCCGCGGCGAGGAACATCGCGGCGTCGTACGGGCAGGGCCGCCGACGGCCGTACCGGCATGGCGACCTGGGGTTCGTCGTCGACCTGGGCGGGTTCGACTCGGCCGCGGACCCGCTCGGCGTGCCGGTGACGGGCCTGGCCGCCAAGGTGGTGACGCGGGGCTATCACCTGCTCTCGATGCCGGGCAACCGCGTACGGGTGGCGGCGGACTGGCTGCTGGACGCTGTGCTGCCGCGGCAGGGGGTGCAGCTCGGCCTGGTGCCCGGGCGCGCCGTGCCCCTCGACAGCTCCACCCCCGAGCGAACCAGTCTCTGA
- a CDS encoding LamG-like jellyroll fold domain-containing protein, producing MRSCWLGVMVVAASAVVVVGVAAPASAGSTLRAADAERAAKMGPAADAERAAKMGPAPNAERAAKVGTALNAERAARTGPAAIVGDAGSGGPDVGAPAVGPTPSATTPAGVPVLMARYAFNGRSAPIADESGRGHNLRIISGHGGTVRAVAHGRGSALLFPPRCLERICPHVALQTPSTADLNPGTRNISYGADVFLRPTQTSKGQNVIQKGYSTRGSQWKLQIDGVAGRPSCVLVGDRSPRIRMATSVVSVADSRWHRVRCARIGGTLSVWVDNVLRGRIGIPPRLSVTNNRPMSIGGKGAYADNDQFNGALDNVWVQIG from the coding sequence ATGCGATCTTGTTGGCTCGGCGTGATGGTGGTCGCCGCCTCGGCTGTCGTCGTGGTCGGCGTCGCGGCTCCCGCGTCGGCCGGGAGCACCCTGCGAGCCGCCGATGCCGAGCGCGCCGCAAAAATGGGACCGGCCGCCGATGCCGAGCGCGCCGCAAAAATGGGACCGGCCCCCAACGCCGAGCGCGCCGCAAAAGTGGGAACAGCCCTCAATGCCGAGCGCGCCGCAAGAACGGGGCCCGCCGCGATCGTCGGCGATGCCGGGAGTGGGGGGCCGGATGTGGGTGCGCCGGCGGTCGGTCCCACGCCCAGCGCGACGACCCCGGCCGGCGTCCCGGTCCTCATGGCGCGCTACGCCTTCAACGGCCGTTCCGCCCCGATCGCCGACGAGTCGGGCCGAGGGCACAACCTGCGGATCATCTCGGGGCACGGCGGAACCGTCCGGGCAGTGGCCCACGGCCGGGGTTCCGCCCTGCTCTTCCCGCCGCGATGCCTGGAGCGGATCTGCCCGCACGTGGCCCTGCAGACCCCGTCGACGGCCGACCTCAACCCCGGGACCCGCAACATCTCGTACGGCGCCGATGTCTTTCTGCGTCCGACGCAGACCAGCAAGGGCCAGAACGTGATCCAGAAGGGTTATTCGACCCGCGGCAGCCAGTGGAAGCTGCAGATCGACGGCGTCGCCGGGCGGCCCAGCTGTGTGCTCGTCGGGGATCGGTCGCCGCGCATCCGGATGGCGACCAGCGTGGTCAGCGTGGCCGACAGCCGATGGCACCGGGTGAGGTGCGCGCGGATCGGCGGCACGCTCTCGGTGTGGGTCGACAACGTGCTGCGCGGCCGGATCGGGATTCCGCCGAGGCTGTCGGTGACCAACAACCGCCCGATGAGCATCGGCGGCAAGGGCGCGTACGCCGACAACGACCAGTTCAACGGCGCCCTCGACAACGTCTGGGTGCAGATCGGCTAG